The genomic window CAGGTGCTCGACTTCTCCGGCATCACCGACGACCCGGCGACACCGCAGAACGAGGACACCGGCTATGTCTCCGGCGACCACCGCCAGTTCTTCGTGCACGACCGGACGGCGCTGGTGAGCCCCGCACCGAACAGCGTCCACCACGCCGGCGCCCCGATCCCGGTGGATCTGCACATCGAGGACGACGGCCGGACCCCGGCGAGCGCCCAGGTCCGGGTGCGCGACGACCGCGGCGGCGACGCGTGGCACGCGGACCTGCGCTTCGGCACCACCAACAGTCGACCCGGCAGGGTGAACTGCTACTCGCCGCCCGGCGGGCGCACCGAGCCGTGCCCGGCCATCCGAGCCAATTGGGCGACCGCACACGACAGCATCCCGGATCTGCGGCCGGGGACCTATCGCATCGAGGTGACCGCGACCGGTACGTCGGCCGAGCAGTGGCCGACCATGCACGGCACTTTCCACGTGGATGAGCAGTCGCCGCTCCCGGCGCATGGTGCCGACTGGCCCCGCCAGGGCGGCAACGAATCGGGCGGATCGGCAGCGGCTTCCGACCCGGGCGCCGAGCTGGACCAACGGTGGTCGGCCAATACCGGCGAACACTTCGGCCTCGACGGCGCCGCCGTGGCCGGCGACACCGTGATCGTGACCTCCCAGGCCTTCGCCTCCCCGTACCACCAGGTGCTGGCCTACCACCGCGATACCGGCCGCGAGCTGTGGCGGACCTATCTGGACGGTGACGCCGAATCCTTTCCCACGGTGCAGGGCGGCCGGGTCTATCTCACCACCGGCGTCGGCCGGGTCTACGCGCTCGCCTTGGACACCGGGGCCGTGGTGTGGGAGACCATCGACGACGAACACCGCACCGGCGACACCGTACGCCGGTACGGCCGGGCGGGCGGCCCGGTGAGCGTCTTCGACCTGCCCGGGCAGAACCGCGCGGTCACGGTTTATCAGCAGTACGACCGGATCGTCTGCCGCGACGCCGCGACCGGAGACCGACTACGCGGCGGCTTCACCGCACCCGCGGGGTGGGGCGAGTTCCACAGCACTGCCGTGCGCGGCAGCGACGCGACAACGGCCTACCTGCACTCGGGATCGAGCCAGACCCTGATCGCCATGGACCTGTCCACTTGCGCCCGCCGGTACTCCGTCGACACCGCGGGCGGACTGTTCAGCCACTCCTCCCCCGCGCTCACCGACTCCGATCGCCACCTGATCACGATGACCGCAGGTGGACTGACCGGTCACGACCCGCGCGACGGGCGCGCACTCTGGCACGCCGACATCCCCGGCAGCGCATGCGAACCCGGGCCGCCCCCGGTGACCAGTCCCGCGGTCCGCGGGCAGCTGGTCTATGTCGCGTCGGCCGATGGCAAAGTCCGCGCGTTCGACAGTCTGGCGAGCAAACCGGCGCAACCCTTGTGGGAGACCGGCGTCGGTTATCTGCCGGGCACCGGCCCGCTCGACGACCCCGCGCGGGTGGCCGCGGGCTGCACGGCCGCGCCCGATGCGCCCGCGATGCACGCGCTGACCACCGAGACCGTGGTCTACGCGGGCACCTGGGACGGCAGGCTGGTGGTACTGGACCGCCGGACCGGAAAGCTGTTGCAGCAGTACGACCTCGGCGGCGCGGTCGCCTCCGCGATGTCGGTGACCGGCGACTGGCTGTTCGCCCTCACCACCGACGGCACCGTGCACGCATTCGCCCGCCGCACCCCGACGGCCGAGCAGCCTGGCACCTGACTATCGGTCTCGCGGCGGGGATTTCGAGGAGCCGGAGCACGCCAGCTCTGGACGAGGACGGATGTCAAGGGTGGCAGCAGGAGTCGGGCGTCGCGGTCGGCGCCTCATCGGGTTCACTTGCGGCTGCCTCGATTTCGGCCAGCATGCGGGTACGGTCCTGCGGGCCGAGGTAGCGGCCGCGGGTGATGACCGCGTGGATCCGGCGGGTGTTGGTGATGTCGGCCAGTGGGTCGGCCTCCAGCACAACGAGATCAGCCTGCTTACCGACGGCTATGGTGCCCGTCTCGTGCGCGCGGCCGAGGCACTGTGCCGCGTCGCGGGTGGCCGATTGCAGGGCGGCCATCGGCGACAGCCCGGCGCGCACGAGCAGCGCCAGTTCGTCGTGCAGCGCGAAACCGGGGAACACATACGTGTAGCCCGCGTCGGTGCCCGCCACGATGCCAACGCCAGCCTCGTGCATAGCGTTGAGCAGCCGTAGCCGCGCGTCGCCGAACCGAAGCAGCTCGGCCACTTCCTGCGGGGTGCGCGGTGGCCGGACCCGCATCCTCGCCAGCCATATCGCCCGCAACGAGATCGGGATGTAGCGCAGCCGATCCTGCACCACGGGATCGCCCAGGATGGTCTCGGGCGACAGTGACATCTGCCGTTCGACGAACAACGTCGGCGACTGCCAGATGCCGCGCTCGACCATCCGCGTGAACAGCGCCTCGGCGCGCGCCGGGTCGTGCGTGGCCACGGCCTCGCGCTCGATCCGGTGCAGCTGAAGGCCCCACCAGTTCGGGTCGGTCGGGTCGTCCGGCATGGCGGTGAGCTGTGCGTACAGTTCCTCAGCGTTGTGCGATGTCGACGTGAACAGGTTGTAGAGGTGCTCGTGCGTGTGCTGGCCGCGCTCGACCGCGACCTGAACGGGCACCCGTGCGGGGACGTGACCGGCGAACGGCAGCCCCACCTTGCCGGACTCGTCGGCGATAGCGGCGTAGCACTCCGGCGACAGGAACGAATACACCTTGACGAAGTCGGCGCCTCCGTCCTTGGCTCGGTGCACGGCCGCGCGCGCCTCGGCCTCGGTCCGCACCAGGTCGACATCCGGCCACGGGCTGCCCGGACCGTCGATGACGGTGCTCGCGATCACTAGCCGAGGACCGAGCACCTCCCCGGCCTCGACGCGCCGCCGCAAGTCGTGGGTTTCCGGCACACCCCACATGTCGCGGATGCCGGTGACGCCGTGCACGACATGCAGTAGAGCGATGGTGCTCTCGAAGAACGTCGAATGGGCATGTAGATCCCACAAGCCTGGGATCACGTACTTCCCATCGAGGTCCACCACTCGAACGCCGGACAGACGCGGCACTTCCGGGTGCTGGCCCACCGCCAGGATGCGATCCCCGGACAGCACCACTGTCGAGTTCCGCGCCGGTGGCTGCCCCGTTCCGTCAATGACCGTGGCACGCACCAGCACCGTGATGTCCGGTGCGGCGGCGGCTGGTCGCCCGGCGCCCAGCGCACCACCGGCCACCGCTGCCCCGAATGTTCCTCTCGCCAGCCAGGACAGGAACTCCCGGCGCTCGACATCCCCCCACGACTCCATCGCGAGCCCTCCCTGTCGCTGTTCAGCACTGGAACGCTGTGGCTACCACCATCTTTCCGGCCGATTCCGCGCGGTTCAACTCGACTTCGCGACACCGTGCCCGCGCGGTCGCACAGTTCCGCCACCAGTGTTGACAGCTCACTCGGTGGCGAT from Nocardia iowensis includes these protein-coding regions:
- a CDS encoding PQQ-binding-like beta-propeller repeat protein: MWKCLLCLFITLTVITVPGPAHAAAGESAEARGAVFVDENGNGVRDGGERGLPGVSVTDGSAWATTGADGDYRLRIDPRRRETDLIQVVSPDGYTPVLREDSVPRFFRPLAEGVPEQDGIDFALVPDTHAADPRERWLMVSDTETDNRSDTSAATTLAQWTGQVQAMARNREATVAIATGDITVTDYTAPDRRQGSFDILRTGLTRGGFGRPFYPVMGNHDAGGTGTTSGYAASMEVYRRNMGPEWYSFDRNGRHMVVLENNYDTAGLAPQLQWLREDLRRHGAGKQVFVFAHRSLFTKFGAGQSIQPIVDELAHFDTRMFAAGHNQQSEFRRGAFPRSVEVNNMGATYGIDGARPGYQVLDFSGITDDPATPQNEDTGYVSGDHRQFFVHDRTALVSPAPNSVHHAGAPIPVDLHIEDDGRTPASAQVRVRDDRGGDAWHADLRFGTTNSRPGRVNCYSPPGGRTEPCPAIRANWATAHDSIPDLRPGTYRIEVTATGTSAEQWPTMHGTFHVDEQSPLPAHGADWPRQGGNESGGSAAASDPGAELDQRWSANTGEHFGLDGAAVAGDTVIVTSQAFASPYHQVLAYHRDTGRELWRTYLDGDAESFPTVQGGRVYLTTGVGRVYALALDTGAVVWETIDDEHRTGDTVRRYGRAGGPVSVFDLPGQNRAVTVYQQYDRIVCRDAATGDRLRGGFTAPAGWGEFHSTAVRGSDATTAYLHSGSSQTLIAMDLSTCARRYSVDTAGGLFSHSSPALTDSDRHLITMTAGGLTGHDPRDGRALWHADIPGSACEPGPPPVTSPAVRGQLVYVASADGKVRAFDSLASKPAQPLWETGVGYLPGTGPLDDPARVAAGCTAAPDAPAMHALTTETVVYAGTWDGRLVVLDRRTGKLLQQYDLGGAVASAMSVTGDWLFALTTDGTVHAFARRTPTAEQPGT
- a CDS encoding amidohydrolase family protein, which gives rise to MESWGDVERREFLSWLARGTFGAAVAGGALGAGRPAAAAPDITVLVRATVIDGTGQPPARNSTVVLSGDRILAVGQHPEVPRLSGVRVVDLDGKYVIPGLWDLHAHSTFFESTIALLHVVHGVTGIRDMWGVPETHDLRRRVEAGEVLGPRLVIASTVIDGPGSPWPDVDLVRTEAEARAAVHRAKDGGADFVKVYSFLSPECYAAIADESGKVGLPFAGHVPARVPVQVAVERGQHTHEHLYNLFTSTSHNAEELYAQLTAMPDDPTDPNWWGLQLHRIEREAVATHDPARAEALFTRMVERGIWQSPTLFVERQMSLSPETILGDPVVQDRLRYIPISLRAIWLARMRVRPPRTPQEVAELLRFGDARLRLLNAMHEAGVGIVAGTDAGYTYVFPGFALHDELALLVRAGLSPMAALQSATRDAAQCLGRAHETGTIAVGKQADLVVLEADPLADITNTRRIHAVITRGRYLGPQDRTRMLAEIEAAASEPDEAPTATPDSCCHP